In Octopus bimaculoides isolate UCB-OBI-ISO-001 chromosome 5, ASM119413v2, whole genome shotgun sequence, a genomic segment contains:
- the LOC106872225 gene encoding uncharacterized protein LOC106872225: METVARALISGGISCFRAPSRITTDHGRQFEACLFHELSRLLRVQHIHTTSHHPAVNGMVEQFHHQLKAAICTAPDPHRWFKFLLIVLLGCHSAVKEDLGYFSTELLYGTTLALPGQMLAPVDLPNADPTSYVMQLGSFFADLPPMLPRDHSISSTVPPDISTWPHMFVRNDAIKRPLTPPYTGLYRIIRSTPKLFTVDIHGKKRDCSYRQSKKCFF; this comes from the coding sequence ATGGAAACAGTCGCCAGAGCACTCATTTCTGGGGGGATATCTTGCTTCAGAGCACCCTCAAGAATTACTACTGATCATGGACGCCAATTTGAAGCTTGTCTGTTCCATGAGCTTTCAAGACTGCTCAGAGTTCAGCATATCCATACCACAAGTCACCATCCTGCTGTGAATGGTATGGTGGAACAATTCCACCATCAGCTCAAAGCTGCTATTTGCACGGCTCCTGACCCTCATCGTTGGTTCAAGTTTCTCCTCATTGTTCTGCTGGGATGCCACTCAGCAGTCAAGGAGGATTTAGGCTACTTCTCCACTGAGCTCCTGTATGGCACCACCTTAGCACTTCCTGGACAAATGTTGGCGCCAGTCGACTTACCGAATGCGGACCCCACATCTTATGTCATGCAACTCGGGTCATTCTTCGCTGACCTGCCACCAATGCTTCCTCGTGACCATTCTATTTCTTCTACAGTACCTCCAGATATTTCTACTTGGCCTCACATGTTTGTAAGAAATGATGCCATCAAGAGACCACTCACACCTCCCTACACTGGACTCTATCGCATTATTAGAAGCACACCGAAACTGTTCACTGTGGACATTCACGGGAAAAAAAGAGACTGTTCCTATCGACAGAGTAAAAAATGCTTTTTCTGA